One Gemmatimonadota bacterium genomic window, TATTGAGGCCCCCTGCAAAAAACCGCTCGACATTCGGCACGCTACCCGCCTTGCCCAGTTCAAAAATCACGCCGCCCTGCACGCGCAGTGCCAGCACACTTCGCAAGGGGATGCGGCGAAACCACCGCCCCTCTGCCGTTGCCTGCAAAAACTCGCCATCAGCCCTGAAAAATTGCCCGCGTTCACGCACAGCGAATTGTGCAAGCATACCCGATTGCGGGTCAAAAATATCGTTGCGCGTATCCATAAGCAAACCGACCTTCATCTCGACAAACGCGCTATCGGCCGAAAAATCAACCACACCACCGCTGAACTGAGTGATCAAATCAGCTGCCGTTGTAAGATTTCTCTCAAGAGATACATTTCCCCCTAACTCGTCCTGTATAAAAGCTGCCTGTCGTTCTCGCTGTACAAACCCACCGATATTCAACCAATTGCGACTGCCCCTAAAATGCGCCTGTCGCAGGCCGATAACCGCTTCCCTATTCTTTCCAGAAACGCGCCCAGACAGCTTGAACTGCCGGAAATCTCCTCCAAAATTGCGATGCGTCCAGGCACTTGAACCCCACAAATCTTCATCCGTGTCGTACCCCGCGCCTATGCGCAACGTGCGAAAGGGACGTTCGGACACGCGCAAAGTTACATCCACTCGATTGCCGCGCGCTATGCTATCTGCCAATCCCAAAGCCACAGACCGAAACACGCCCGCACGATAGAGCAGGTACTGGCTGTTTTGCAATGCCTCTTCGCTAAATTGATCGCCCGGCTTAAATGTGAGACCGCGCAAGATGGTATTTTCCGCCATGGCCTTATGCCCCGATATTTGCACAACGCCCACGCTGCATACAGGACCAGGTGCAAGTTTTAGAACGAGTTCGACTTGTTGCCCTACAGTCGTCGTCTCGACCTCGG contains:
- a CDS encoding BamA/TamA family outer membrane protein → MGEKLIENKVLKLRTCFILAALIVVVPVHGEIPSDDPIVRWLHISGNRAVWGSELKVLMVTRTSPWYDFLPWVQARRFDPLVLVSDLEKLRSYYRDRGYVEVAVHSTIEQLSADEIGLEIHIAEGPLMRISRTSVIGGEDRENAFGKLGGKPLSRDLVDRRVSQVVSRLRNKGYAFARAEVETTTVGQQVELVLKLAPGPVCSVGVVQISGHKAMAENTILRGLTFKPGDQFSEEALQNSQYLLYRAGVFRSVALGLADSIARGNRVDVTLRVSERPFRTLRIGAGYDTDEDLWGSSAWTHRNFGGDFRQFKLSGRVSGKNREAVIGLRQAHFRGSRNWLNIGGFVQRERQAAFIQDELGGNVSLERNLTTAADLITQFSGGVVDFSADSAFVEMKVGLLMDTRNDIFDPQSGMLAQFAVRERGQFFRADGEFLQATAEGRWFRRIPLRSVLALRVQGGVIFELGKAGSVPNVERFFAGGLNSIRGWGLNELGPKDHQGEPTGGLSRVEMSMEIRTQIFFLLGTAIFVDVGNVDAKSGAFNPGALKYAVGAGLRYLSPVGPVRFDVGYRLSEDMTAGNRVQYHVSLGQAF